Within the Deltaproteobacteria bacterium genome, the region TTAGCGCGTCTTTACCGTGGCCTCATGACGCATAGCTTTACCCGCGATGCGGCTGTTCTGGCAGACGCTTTGAAAGAGGCACGCCACGATGTCTTGGCGCTGTGCCATACGGGCTCCCGCCAGTGGAGCTTCTTCCAGTCGTTTGAGTGAGGTTACTTCTTGGGGCGCTACCTCGCACTGATTACTGCCTATTTCCTGCAGGCGGCGCTGCCGCTTGTATTGCCCGTAGCCCGCAATTTCGAGTACGAGTACGTCCTGATCAGTAGTTACCTGGCGCTGATCTTGTTGCCGCTCTTGGGCTTAATGATGCCGTTACGGTTTCTGCCCTATGAAGACGGGCGCTATGCACCCGCGGTGACGTTTGATTTCTTCTGGACTTTGGTTCTCAGTCCCCTAATTGGTACTGCATTCGTTGCCGTACTTTATTGGTGGAACCGCTGTCTCTGCAGTAGCTCGGGCCTAGCCTTTTGGCTGACTTTTTTGTGGTACCCAGCATGGGTGCTCGCTCACGCATTGATGTACGGCATTCTGACGCTGAGAAGTCGAGGATTCCGTCGCTTGGCAGTGTTGGGGGCCTGGATCCTTGGTTATCTTCTTCTCGTCGTGCAGGCCGGTGCTACCCTCTGGTATGGCCCGCCGAAAAGACTGCAGCAATTGCTCACTGGTTTTTGGCACGGACCAGTGTACGACTCTTTTATTGCTGTCGATGCAGGTATGGTGCTGAAGCAGGTGGCGTTCCTGATCGCAGCGATCCTCCTCCTTGAACTGGCCCTGATGAAACGACGCCTCGTCAATTTAATATGCCAAGCACTGACGCTCGCAAGTTTGCTTCTCGTTGGTTATCAGGCATCAACGTACCCTAGCACGCAAAATACCAAGGATGGACTCGAGCGAGTTCTATCTGAGACTATCTCCGGACCTGGGTATGTGTTGCACTACCAAAAAGGTGAGGGCGACCAGGCGCGTGACCAAGCCAGTGCAGCCAAACGATTGGCACGTGATGCTGAGTTTCATCTAAGCGAACTGACGAAAACGCTGGGACTTCAACCCGCAGAAGTTCCCGAGATCCAGATCTATGTGTATGCAGATGACGACACTAAAAAACTATTATTTGGCGGTGGTGCAACCGACGTAACCGACGTGAGGATGCCGGCAATTCACATCACAAGTGATAGGTGGCCACATCCAACCCTGCGTCACGAGTTGGTGCATGCTGTCACCTCGCGCATCGCGTTCCGCGGCCTTGGTTTTCACCCTAATATGGCTCTGACTGAGGGTTTAGCTGTGGCCCTTGCGCCATCACAGCGCCAGGTGAGTCTTGATGATGGCGCTGCAGCCTTGCTAGCATCTGGGCGGCTGCCATCGGTCGAGGCATTATTTTCGCCGTATTTTTGGACTCTGAGCGGTGATCGAGCCTACACCGTGGCTGGATCTCTGATTGACTTTATCAGTAAGACGCGGGGCATTGAAGTAGTGAAGTCTCTCTACGGCGGTGATGACTTTGATAAGGCCCTGGGAACAGCTAAGGTTGATTTGATTGAGTCTTGGAAAAAGCAGATTCAAGCCAACTTCGATAAGGCTACCTATGCTATGTATAGCGAGGCTCTTTATCGAAGCCCCGGGATTCTCAATTCTCTGTGTCCCCACAGTAAGGCAGATTTACTTCGTCCCCGTGACCAAAGCGTCTACGTGCGCATGCGGCAGCCGCTGGGTTGGGATCCTGATGTCGCCTATGAGGCCTGGCTTACACAACTAAATCCGCAGGATCGAGAACCACGCGTCAGAGCTTGGCGCAATGAGGCTATGCATCTTGCAACAGAACGCGTACCAAAACTTGGCGCTATCAAGGATCTGCGCGACAGTATCGCAGCTTCACGCAAGCAACCAGCCGAGGCCATCGAAGATATTGAACTCGGCATTCTCGAGGCCGACCTTGCTGCTATCCTGGGTGATAGGGCAGGAACGATCCTGCTACTAAAGAGCCTTCAGGGAGAGAGTCAGCGCAAGTTCTTGGGCGATAGCCTGACCCGCGAGATCCATGCGCGTTTGAAGATAGAACAAACACCCCAGGTAACGACGCCGCTGGAGTGGCGACGGTACCTAGCGGGGTGGCGCAAAACCCTGCCCGCCGCTGGCGAGGGTGAGCCGTGGATTCTTACGTATTTGAAGCTCCGTAGTCCACGAGCTGCCGACATAGCCGTCGAGCAATTAAAGCAATATCTGGGTAGCACGGCGCCGGATGCATCGCTGCCGGCAACGTTTGCACAGGAATGGTACCGTGTTTTAGCCGAGAAATTAATGGCCAGGGGCGCTTACGCCGAGGCAAAGGTGGCCTACGAAAAGGCCTCGCAAGCAGCGCGGGTACCGCTCAGACCACTACTAGAGGAACATGCCCGTAGAGCAGCATTTTACGGTGCCCTACCGGCATCATGAAAACGTAAAGATCTAGGACAGCGTGTCTGAAACTTATACGGCTCGCGCGTCGCGTGTCTAGATGTGTCGTGGGTTTACGAGAAGAAATTTTTGGCATGAAAATCGCACCGCGACCGGCGACCATTAACTATTTTTCAGCAGGAATACCATGGCTATGGCTAAGATAGCAGTCCTGGTTGTCGTTCAGATCATCTATGGCTGCGGCGCAAGTAGTAATTCTGCTTTACTCGCATCGATTAGCGACGACAACAGCAGTGCTGTTGAGCTTGAGTTAACTAAACCGATCACACGCTCGCGATTGAATCAATTAAAGAGTATTTCAGTACCGGAGTTTTACCAGTCTCTACTCAGTCAATCCTCTGATGAACCTTTTGTATTTGGGGGGCAGACCATCAGTGGCGTGCGCACTCAACTGCAGGCAGCGGCGCCATTTTTTACCCGCCTCGCCACCCGTTACAAAAGTTGGGGGGATTTTGCGGTAGAAAAATTTGAGCTTGCGACGGCACCCGGTCAGCATATCACGCGCGAAGTATTTGCTAAATTGACTGGCGCATTTAAACAACGCTCCGGGGTATTCGCCAAGATTAAGATTGACCCATCAAAATCAAAGTCAAAACAGGAAGACAGACCAGCCGACACCTTGGAACTCGCAGAAACTGGGTTCAACAAAGCCAACATTGCTGCATTAGCGGCGATGTCTCTTGCGATCAAACATGGGAATCAAGTTGGGCTTGGGCTGGCAACCAATAGTGTGGGTGAAGAAGAGTGTAAAAAGATGACCGACATGTCGGCTGTTAGTCGGCTAGATTATTTCGACCCCGTAACTAAATCACAAAAGATCTGTACAGGCACGTTTTTCAGAGGTGACGCACAGTTTGACTATATGCTGACGGCAGCTCACTGTACTGAGAACGGGAAGGATTGGAATACCCTACATCCAAAAGGGTATCGAGCTGGTGGAATCGTCTTACGTAATGCGACAGCCCCGGGGAGTGCTGCTAACCCACCGAAGCCTGTGCCTCAGCCGGTAGGTTCCTCAGCTGACATTTCAGTCGTTGCATTTCCGCGTGGCACTGCACGTGGATATATGGACATAGCGTCCGTACCTCCACAAAGTTTTACCGCCGTAACGGTTGCTGGATACGGCAAAGTATCTCAGAGCATAACGTCCGATGAGCCCGCCGGCAATTTAAGGTGTGGTTCTAACGTGATCTTCGACAGTGTCGAGCAGCAGGGTGTCATTTCGCTCACCGGGCTCGGCACGGCGCGTAGTTCTATCGCACCACCCGGCAAGCAAAGCCTCGCGGCTCCCGGTGATTCCGGTGGTCCCCTCATTCGCATTAGGGACGACGGTCGACCAGAAATCATTGGTGTGGCGGCAATGGGAGGCGGTCATAACGGCCTTCCCGCAGAGAAATCCAGTTACTCCATTTATACCAGCGTCAATTCCAGCTGGAGTAAGCCCTTTATCAAACAGCGATCGGTTCTTAAGTGGGAAGACTTTCCGTTCTGCACAAACGGCTCCAATAACGGGCAGGGGCTTGGTCAGCAAGCTGGTATCGGTGGGCCAGATGGCAGCACCTGTCGCGTGCCTGCACCAGACACTACGGCAAACGGTGCAGGCACACAGGGTCAACCGGGCGCACGGCGTCAGAGCGACGATGACTGAGGGAAATCGACTGGGAAACTGAATGGTAGATAGTTTTTTGGCGTTCCATTTGGTTGTTTTAACTGCCCGTAAATAATGATGTTTTACGTTTTTTTATAAAATAGCTCAAGTTTTGATTAGCTCGAACCGATACAGAGGTACCCCATCTAGAGAAGTGAAGCGATTGCCCCTGGGGGATCCGCAGGCAGCGGACCCCAGAAGAGTGGTGCGGTTAGGTCTAGGTGGTGGTGGGGCGACCTGTGTGGTCGACTAGAGGAGCTGCGATTTGCCGTCTCATGTTTGAGAAAAACGCAAAAAGTTCCGGCAATTAAAATATTTTTTAGAGGTTGGCTCAAGTTTTCCCTGGCTGTCACCGATAGCTGATGACGTAGAGGGAAACACAGTTCCTAACGGAGTGACTGTAAGTGGCAACCTCGACTCACAAACTGCTGATCCTCGCTGTGGCGACGACATCTGACCTAGTGCTCGGTTGCTCGACTAGTAAGCCACTATACAAACCTACGCGGTCAGCGTCCTCACTCGCAGCGTTAAGTTTAGAACAAGGTGCGCCCCTGTCCGGTCAGGTGACTAAGGACGAGGGAGATTCTATCATTGCTGTCGGGCGTAACAGCGCGACGCGCGTCGTTGCATCGACCAAGAAGGGCTTCGCCTTTGAGATCGATACCGAAACTGGAACGGTAACTAAGCTACAACCACTGATGCCGGTGCGCGATCCCAACAGTTATCTTTTTACGGTATCCAAGAAATACGTGTGGGAATTTGCCGCAGCGGCAGGGACTGTAGGCCGGAATAAAAACGCCTTCGGTGGCACGCAGGTAACGATTAGCAAGGCGGACATCAAGGACCTGGTGACAGATGTGAACGCTCTTGTGCCGTTAGCCGCTTCTGAGACGCAACTTTACCTCTGTTCCAAAACCCACTTGTTAGTCTTCACGTGGCAAGGCGATAAACTAGGCCGCCAACGTATCAAGTTGTCACGCAAGATAGGTGACGACGAACCCATACTCGGCGCAGGCCCGATGAACGAAGCCGAGCCTGACAAGGCCATTTGGCTCGCAACCGCAAAAAAGCTCATGTTATTCAATGGAGCTTCTTGGGGCGAGAAGAGCTTCTCCGTTAACAGCGCTCAAGGTGAATTTGAGTTCGTTTCACTCTATTTTAAATCCGAGACGGAAAAACAGCCCAGCGACCCCATCATCGGACTTATGGAGTCCGGAAGTCTCGCAACGCTGGTAGTCGCCGCATCGAGTAAACCAGCGGCGCAGGCAGACGCGGCTACTACAACCGCTCAGGGCGAGGTGGCCAAATGAGATCGCTACTGAGACACCTGATCGTAATTCTTTGTGCTTGCTCACTGAGCGGATCCCTGGCGTGCTCAGATACCAAGCCAAAAGTGAGCGCGCCAAAGATCACAAAAAAACAACCAGGTGGTCCCGGGACCAAAAAGACGCAACGCGAGATGACCGAAGACGAGGCTATGGCTTTCCTAACCGAGCAATGTGCTGGATGCCATGCGCCTGGCGCACCTATGGCGATCACCTGGGAGATGCCCGAGGCCAAAGATTTGTCGGCAACTGCGATTATGAAAATGGATACCAACGGCGTTATGTACCAAACTATGGTCAACCGCTACAACGATACTCCTGCTGGACAGCAGCCGACCCCGATGCCTCCGTCTATTCCCGACGAGAAACGGGCGGAGCTTGGGCTGTTTCTTGAATGGATGCGTATCAATTTGCCCTCCGCTGTCGCTGGTGCCGAAGCAGTTTACGGTGGTGCCGCACAGTTTGGGAGTACCATTGCGATCAATTTGACTTACGAGTGTAGTCAGGTCACTAAGGGGCGTGACTTTGTCTTTAGATTCTTTAATCGTGCCTTTGGACGGCCACCACGAATCGAAGAGTTAGACCAATACCTTCCTGCGACTGAGCGTGATCAGCCCATTACCGACGAGCGGCGGGCGCAAATAGCGGCTCTCATTCAGGATGCAGCGCTTAAACAAGAATTTTATAAATACGGGCTCAAACTCTTCGCGGAGCAAGTCAGCAACGCCGGGTCACTGACTGCAAATCCGGCGGCTGGGTTTGAGATAAACGCAGCAACAGTTCAGGATCTTAAGCAAGAATTTTACCAGACGCTTCTCAAGTATATTGAGACTACCTCTTACAAAGACATCCTCTTGATGCCCAAAGTGCAGGTGACTCCTAACACTGCGAAGCTTTACAATTTCGATAGTGCGCGCAGCCCGGGCAAAGGGGTTGCCTGCACCAATACGGCCGCCAACACCTGGGCCGAGTGTGATCTTTCGCCGAAACGCGGCAACTTTTTCGGTACCGTATCGTTCCTAAATTCAGCATCGTCGAGTTTTCTCGAGACTAATAACAATTATCGGCGCGGTGGTAATATCTTCGGTGTGATCGCTGGCCAACTTCTGATGGCGCAGACCAATGGTCCAAAAGGCGTGAAGCCTGATCCCGTACCCGATTGCATTACCACCAAAGACGGCCGCATGGTGGCCGAAAATCCGAAGAACCTCAACAGTAATAAAGCGCCGCGAGGGGCAACCGCCGTGCCTAAGAGTGGAGCCATCTGTCAAGGCTGTCACCTCTACAAAGGCTTACACCTGGCGTCTTATGTGTTCCGGCCATTTGACCAGTATGGGTTAATGTTCCCAGCCACTACTGCATTCAACACCAACAATATGGCCAACCCTTATCGCGCAGCAGTGCAGATGGCGTCTGCCGAGGGTGTAGTGAACGGTCAGGACGCTGATGCAGCAGTCACCCAGGTGACAGCCGCGACGTTGTCGCAACTCTATGGTGAGAACGATACTCTCGAGCCCCAATGTCTGAACGACCGTTCTGGCAAAAAACTAGCTGACGTCAGTAACGTCGGAGATCTTACCAAGCATCTAATTGGTGACGGGAAAATTCTGGTCAACGGACTGTCACGGTACTTGCCGTCCGTGCTGTTTAATATGGGAACCACTAACCAAGAAATCGTCGCTGCTGTAGCCAGCGCTTATACCAAAGGGGAGGGGAAGTTACTGCCTGTGTTCGAAGCATTCTTTAACACACAGACATTTGCCTGCGCGACTGCTAGTGAAAATTAGTCGTATGGGGAGGTTTCGTCGTGAAAAAGAAAGCATTGATCGTGTTACCCATGCTGCTCCTAGTGGCATGTGCGGGAGGGGGGACATCAGGTTTGGGTTCGAAAGTCGGAAAACAGAGTAGTGCCTCAGCATTTCGGCGTGACGAAGTGACGGCGCAGAAAGATGGGGATGTCGGGGTCCTTGGGGGCGCAGCATTTACGGTGAAGAATTACTTACAGCTGAAAGGCGTAGCAGATCAGTGCCTGGGTGCTGGCTTGGGCACGGTGACAGCGGACATGTTCACCGAGCTTTGTCCCGGTAAGCAGGCGAGCGAGAAACCGCCACTCAAGAATGATCAAAAAGTCATTCTAGGGCGTGATAAGTGCGGGCTTATCGGTACTAACATTATCGAAGCCAACAAGTCGCGTCTGTGGGATCCGGAATCGGCAGCGCGGACGACCACGTTAGCTAACACGCTAAATCCCGATTATCTATCGGCCTTGGCGGAAGTGGCTGATGTTTATACGCACGGGATACCGGAACCGATGACTTTATGCGGGACGGTTGAAGCGGCAACACGCCTTGCTGGCAACTGTCTGGGTCAGTTTGAACCAGCGGCATTAACGGCGGCGGTGAATCATTTGCAGACGCAGTGTGCTAAGGGGAGCAAAGAGGCCCGCGAGGCGATCGCGACGATGATAGGTTCAGCGGCATTTGCTGCAAATTCTAAATTGTGAGCATTTGGGGGCGGGTTATGAAAAAGAATGAAAACAAAAATCAAGTCGATAGCCGCGCTGGGGAGCAGCAGCTACTAAACATGCAGCGTCGTGCCTTTCTGCGCAACGCCATGCTAGGTGGACTCGGCTACGGTGCTTACAGTTTTCTAAAGCATCAGGGCATCGGTCACGTCGGAAACTTCGTTCGTGACAGTTTGAATCATGCGGGAATGACACCGTTTAATGCCATTGACGTCATCAATGATGCCCTGCGTGGCGGTCCGTCGCTTTTAACACTGAGCCAAGCGATGGCAGCGGGCAACGATAAGCCGGCAGTGTTTCACGTGTTTTACGCGACCTCGCATGACATCCGTAATGAGCTCTATCTGATGGACTACGGGGCCCAGTACAACCAATTTGGCGCTGGCAGTGTGAGCGCTGGCGCAAACCCCATGAACCTTGCAGGAGCGATGGCAACAAAAGCTCCTGCGCCTCTGGACCGGCTTAACAAGTGGGCCTTCGATATTTTGACAACGGGCAAAATCAACGGGACCACGGCGATCGCGCCTGACGCGGCTAATGCGCCTGCGCTCGACGCCGGTAAGATCGCAAAGATCTCACTCTTAGCTGGTGTCGGGATGCCCGGTAGTCAAGGCGTGCATCGCAACGCTGTGATTCCAGGTGTGGGTAACTTAGAATACGTCGTGCAACAGGCATTCGCTAACTATAGCCCCGTCGGTGCTGTCGTGCTCGGCACCTCAGGATTTGACGGCGCGGGTGCGGTGCAGATTCCGGGGCGAAGGGTCGCTCAGTTTGTTAACTCGATCGAGATTCCAGGCAATTATATGCCGCGCGAAAAAGCCTCCAACCCGGTCGAAATATTTGACGACCTCACTGGGTCTGCGACCGTAAAAGCGGTGCGTGGGCAGATGCTGGACGCCTACGAAAAACTCAAGGCGCAAGTGGCGAGCCTGCGTCAGTTCTCGACGATGGCTGATGCCACCTTTGGCACCTACGGTCAGCGTCGGATCGAGGGGCTTGCGGGTATGCGGATGTTCGCCAATCTCTTCCAGGCAGGGCTAGCAAATCTGGGTAGCGTTGGGATGAACTCCTTTGACTTCCATGCTACCGATGCAATGAGAGCTCCCAACGGTGCGACCGGCAACATGCTGACCGAAACAGCTCAGGCACTTGCCGGTGTTTATTACATCGCGCAATCTGCTTTTGCTGCAGAGAAGGATGCCATCGTGCACCTAAGCACCTGCAGTAACCGCAGCCAGGACTGG harbors:
- a CDS encoding S1 family peptidase, translated to MAMAKIAVLVVVQIIYGCGASSNSALLASISDDNSSAVELELTKPITRSRLNQLKSISVPEFYQSLLSQSSDEPFVFGGQTISGVRTQLQAAAPFFTRLATRYKSWGDFAVEKFELATAPGQHITREVFAKLTGAFKQRSGVFAKIKIDPSKSKSKQEDRPADTLELAETGFNKANIAALAAMSLAIKHGNQVGLGLATNSVGEEECKKMTDMSAVSRLDYFDPVTKSQKICTGTFFRGDAQFDYMLTAAHCTENGKDWNTLHPKGYRAGGIVLRNATAPGSAANPPKPVPQPVGSSADISVVAFPRGTARGYMDIASVPPQSFTAVTVAGYGKVSQSITSDEPAGNLRCGSNVIFDSVEQQGVISLTGLGTARSSIAPPGKQSLAAPGDSGGPLIRIRDDGRPEIIGVAAMGGGHNGLPAEKSSYSIYTSVNSSWSKPFIKQRSVLKWEDFPFCTNGSNNGQGLGQQAGIGGPDGSTCRVPAPDTTANGAGTQGQPGARRQSDDD